The following are encoded in a window of Gemmatimonadales bacterium genomic DNA:
- a CDS encoding DUF5107 domain-containing protein, with the protein MRFQHAFACFALAIGGGALPLAAQAPRATVREYERVFPTYPFSDPNPIPVVGRIYPYFRFDGFTDVAEPRAWKVVELENAYLKVMILPEIGGKIWNAVDKRTGRSFIYFNQVVKFRDIAMRGPWTSGGIEANYGIIGHTPNVATPVDYVTRTNPDGSVSCIIGALDLLTRTPWRLEIRLGPADASFSTTSFWYNASALEQPYYSWMNVGIPVRGNLQFAYPGTSRLGHAGEHAPWPVDTTGRDLSWYENNDFGGYKSYHVFGRETDFFGAYWHDDDVGMVRYAPRDEKAGKKIWIWGLSRQGMIWEQLLTDSDGQYAEVQSGRLFNQTAEQSTFTPFKHFGFTPHVADRWTEYWYPVGGIAGIVAASRLGAMNVTMLDDRLVIALSPVEPLADTVSVYAGARRLYSRFVQRQPLDLFVDTVSVGGAIPDSLRVTVGGHRLEYRLDPNSGDLARPLDAPEGFDWESAYGRYLRGKEWLRQREYGPATAYLDSALARDPYFVPALADRAMLAIRSTDYEAARGFTTTALQVDTYDGAANYYYGLANRRLGRLADAKDGFEIATLSPGYRGAAWTELARMSLAAGNTDAAVAFADKALTVEPDNLDALGAGAVAARRRGDPTAHARWVARLAQADPLSHQARLERLLAQGDPALPRKLTAGIRSELPEQVLLELAAWYVDAGDTAVAGRVLEAAGDAPEALYWRAYLLDDSSATRAELLRRANALSPRYVFPFRPEMVPSLQWAAAQSQDWKPRYYLALAWWGAGRLGSADSLLTALGDVPDFAPFYAARATFPGRPPALARSDLEHAAALDSAEWRYGRLLTEHLLATGDSAGAAAMARAYAARFPDNYILGLTLATALEADGEYGAADSVLAQLEVLPYEGRHDGHVLYRRAKLMLAVQAIHAEQWDSAAALIAAARLWPERLGAGKPYDADLDERLEDLLLADVRYRSGASTTSARGLLAGYTPTDGDAVVLDAWRATAPRRPPGGWTNWLYVVFGVLVVALLSRRFRRRGRGA; encoded by the coding sequence ATGCGATTTCAGCACGCATTTGCCTGCTTCGCTCTTGCCATCGGTGGCGGCGCGTTGCCCCTGGCCGCCCAGGCGCCGCGCGCCACCGTCCGCGAATACGAGCGGGTGTTTCCAACCTATCCGTTCAGCGACCCGAACCCGATCCCGGTCGTCGGTCGGATCTATCCGTATTTCCGCTTCGATGGCTTCACCGACGTTGCCGAGCCGCGCGCCTGGAAGGTCGTCGAGCTCGAGAACGCCTACCTCAAGGTGATGATCCTGCCGGAAATCGGCGGCAAGATCTGGAACGCCGTGGACAAGCGGACCGGCCGATCGTTCATCTATTTCAACCAAGTGGTGAAGTTCCGCGACATCGCCATGCGCGGCCCCTGGACCAGCGGCGGCATCGAGGCCAACTACGGGATCATCGGCCACACGCCGAACGTGGCGACGCCGGTGGACTACGTGACGCGCACCAACCCCGACGGCAGTGTGAGCTGCATCATCGGTGCGCTCGACCTCCTCACCCGCACCCCCTGGCGGCTCGAGATCCGGCTCGGCCCCGCCGACGCGTCGTTCAGCACGACCTCCTTCTGGTACAACGCCTCGGCGCTGGAGCAGCCTTACTACTCCTGGATGAACGTCGGCATTCCGGTGCGCGGCAACCTCCAGTTCGCCTACCCGGGCACCAGCCGCCTGGGCCACGCCGGCGAGCACGCCCCTTGGCCCGTCGACACCACGGGGCGCGACCTCAGCTGGTACGAGAACAACGACTTCGGCGGGTACAAGTCGTACCACGTCTTCGGGCGGGAGACTGATTTCTTCGGGGCCTACTGGCACGACGACGACGTCGGGATGGTCCGCTACGCGCCGCGCGACGAGAAAGCCGGCAAGAAGATCTGGATTTGGGGCCTCTCCCGGCAGGGGATGATCTGGGAGCAGCTGCTCACCGACAGCGACGGGCAGTACGCCGAGGTGCAGTCGGGGCGGCTGTTCAACCAGACGGCGGAGCAGAGCACCTTCACTCCCTTCAAGCACTTCGGCTTCACGCCCCACGTCGCCGATCGGTGGACCGAGTATTGGTATCCCGTTGGCGGCATTGCCGGCATCGTCGCGGCGAGCCGCCTTGGCGCCATGAACGTGACGATGCTGGATGATCGGCTCGTCATCGCGCTTTCGCCCGTGGAACCGCTCGCCGACACCGTCAGCGTGTATGCCGGGGCGCGCCGCCTCTACAGTCGGTTTGTCCAGCGCCAGCCGCTCGACCTGTTCGTGGACACCGTATCTGTGGGCGGCGCAATACCAGACAGTCTCCGCGTCACCGTGGGCGGCCATCGGCTCGAGTACCGTCTCGACCCGAATTCCGGCGACCTCGCCCGGCCGCTCGATGCGCCGGAAGGTTTCGACTGGGAGTCGGCATACGGGCGCTATCTGCGGGGGAAGGAGTGGCTGCGGCAGCGGGAGTACGGGCCGGCCACCGCGTACCTGGACAGCGCGCTCGCGCGCGACCCGTACTTCGTGCCGGCGCTCGCCGACCGCGCCATGCTTGCGATCAGGAGCACGGATTATGAAGCCGCCCGCGGGTTCACCACCACTGCTCTCCAGGTCGACACCTACGACGGGGCTGCCAACTACTACTATGGCCTCGCCAACCGCCGGCTCGGCCGGCTGGCCGACGCGAAGGATGGCTTCGAGATCGCGACGCTCTCACCCGGGTACCGCGGTGCCGCGTGGACGGAACTGGCCCGGATGTCATTGGCCGCCGGCAACACGGACGCGGCGGTGGCCTTCGCCGACAAGGCGCTGACGGTCGAGCCGGACAATCTCGACGCCCTCGGTGCCGGCGCCGTTGCCGCGCGGCGGCGCGGCGACCCGACAGCGCATGCGCGGTGGGTCGCGCGTCTGGCGCAGGCCGATCCGCTCAGTCACCAGGCGCGGCTGGAGCGATTGCTCGCACAGGGTGATCCGGCGCTGCCTCGCAAGCTCACCGCCGGCATCCGGAGCGAACTCCCGGAACAGGTGCTCCTCGAGCTGGCGGCATGGTATGTCGACGCAGGCGACACGGCCGTTGCCGGTCGCGTCCTGGAGGCGGCGGGCGACGCCCCCGAGGCACTCTACTGGCGGGCGTACCTGCTCGACGACTCCTCGGCGACTCGCGCCGAGCTCCTGCGTCGCGCGAACGCCCTGTCACCCCGGTATGTCTTCCCGTTCAGGCCGGAAATGGTGCCCTCACTCCAGTGGGCGGCAGCACAGAGCCAGGACTGGAAACCACGCTACTACCTGGCCCTGGCCTGGTGGGGGGCCGGACGGCTGGGTTCGGCCGATTCGCTCCTCACTGCGCTGGGCGACGTACCCGACTTCGCCCCCTTCTATGCCGCCCGGGCCACGTTCCCGGGGCGCCCTCCCGCACTCGCCAGGAGCGATCTGGAGCATGCGGCGGCGCTCGACTCTGCGGAATGGCGCTACGGGCGCCTGCTCACGGAGCACCTCCTGGCGACGGGCGACTCCGCCGGCGCGGCCGCGATGGCGAGGGCGTATGCTGCCCGATTCCCCGACAACTATATCCTGGGGCTCACGCTGGCCACGGCGCTGGAGGCGGATGGTGAGTACGGCGCGGCGGATTCCGTGCTGGCCCAGCTCGAGGTCCTGCCGTACGAGGGTCGCCACGACGGTCACGTGCTCTACCGGCGGGCCAAGCTGATGCTGGCGGTGCAGGCGATCCACGCGGAGCAGTGGGATTCAGCGGCCGCCCTGATCGCGGCGGCCCGGCTCTGGCCAGAACGTCTGGGGGCGGGGAAGCCCTACGACGCCGATCTCGATGAGCGACTCGAGGACCTGCTCCTGGCCGATGTGCGCTACCGGAGCGGAGCCTCGACGACATCGGCGCGGGGCCTCCTGGCGGGGTACACCCCCACGGACGGCGATGCGGTCGTGCTGGATGCCTGGAGGGCGACGGCACCGCGGCGGCCCCCCGGCGGGTGGACCAACTGGCTCTACGTCGTGTTTGGGGTGCTGGTGGTGGCGCTCCTTAGCCGCCGTTTCCGGAGACGCGGCAGGGGGGCGTGA